From one Bacillus sp. FJAT-42376 genomic stretch:
- the ptsG gene encoding glucose-specific PTS transporter subunit IIBC, producing MFKNLFGVLQKIGKALMLPVAILPAAGILLAFGNAMQNPQLTAKIPALTNETFTLIAKVMESSGDIVFSNLPLLFAVGVAIGLANGDGVAGIAAIIGYLVMNATMSAVLTQTGQIPTDAIELAKFFQAGHPEYAKVLGMATLQTGVFGGIIIGVLAAAMYNRFFKIELPQYLGFFAGKRFVPIVTAVSALIIGLIMLFVWPPVQTGLNAFSTGLLDANPTLAAFVFGLIERSLIPFGLHHIFYAPFWFEFGNYTNQAGELVRGDQRIFMAQIKDGAELTAGTFMTGKFPFMMFGLPAAALAIYHEARPENKKFVAGIMGSAALTSFLTGITEPLEFSFLFVAPILFGIHAVFAGLSFMVMQLLNVKIGMTFSGGVIDYVLFGILPNRTDWWLVIPVGLVLAVVYYFGFRFAIRKFNLGTPGREEVKAEENGDNAPAADGDLPYEILQALGGQENIKDLDACITRLRVQVQDVKAVKKDRLKNLGASGVLEVGNNIQAIFGPKSDNLKGQIQDVIAGKRPRPVQPVNAKEEIEQQIEEVNPEALQNHFDEEKFVSPIHGKILPITEVPDQVFSGKMMGDGFAIEPIEGTVVSPVDGKILNIFPTKHAIGLLSDSGHEILIHVGIDTVSLKGEGFESFISEGDTVKKGQKLLEVNLDFIKANAPSSITPIVFTNLKDGETLELLENGEVKLEQKNIVKITK from the coding sequence ATGTTCAAAAACTTATTTGGTGTTTTGCAGAAAATCGGGAAAGCGCTTATGCTTCCGGTTGCGATTTTGCCTGCTGCAGGTATCTTGCTTGCTTTCGGTAACGCGATGCAAAACCCTCAGTTAACAGCAAAAATACCAGCACTGACGAATGAAACATTTACATTGATTGCAAAGGTGATGGAGTCTTCAGGGGATATCGTCTTTTCAAATCTGCCGCTGCTCTTCGCAGTCGGGGTAGCGATCGGTCTCGCTAATGGAGACGGGGTTGCCGGTATTGCGGCAATTATTGGTTACCTTGTAATGAACGCGACAATGAGCGCCGTTCTGACACAAACTGGACAGATTCCTACAGATGCCATTGAACTGGCTAAATTTTTCCAGGCGGGTCATCCTGAATATGCCAAGGTGTTAGGAATGGCCACACTCCAGACCGGGGTATTCGGCGGGATTATCATCGGGGTTCTCGCAGCAGCGATGTACAACCGCTTCTTTAAAATTGAACTTCCGCAATACCTTGGATTCTTTGCAGGAAAGCGTTTCGTTCCAATTGTAACCGCTGTTTCGGCTTTGATTATCGGATTGATCATGCTATTTGTATGGCCTCCGGTCCAAACAGGCCTTAATGCATTCTCAACAGGATTGCTTGATGCGAATCCGACGCTTGCGGCTTTTGTTTTCGGTCTGATTGAACGTTCTTTAATTCCATTTGGACTTCACCATATTTTCTACGCACCATTCTGGTTTGAGTTCGGCAACTATACGAATCAGGCAGGGGAACTTGTTCGCGGGGACCAGCGTATTTTCATGGCGCAGATTAAAGATGGCGCTGAATTGACAGCAGGTACGTTCATGACGGGTAAATTCCCATTCATGATGTTCGGTCTTCCGGCAGCAGCACTGGCGATTTATCACGAGGCACGTCCTGAAAATAAAAAGTTCGTTGCGGGTATCATGGGTTCCGCAGCCCTTACATCTTTCCTGACAGGGATTACAGAACCGCTTGAGTTCAGCTTCCTGTTTGTAGCTCCTATTCTTTTCGGAATTCACGCCGTTTTTGCAGGTCTATCATTTATGGTTATGCAATTGCTTAATGTGAAAATTGGAATGACCTTCTCCGGAGGAGTCATCGATTACGTCTTATTCGGTATTCTTCCTAACCGGACAGACTGGTGGCTTGTGATTCCGGTAGGACTTGTCCTTGCTGTTGTGTATTACTTCGGTTTCCGTTTTGCGATCCGCAAGTTCAATCTTGGAACTCCGGGCCGTGAAGAAGTGAAAGCAGAAGAAAATGGCGATAATGCTCCGGCAGCAGATGGAGATCTTCCTTATGAAATTCTTCAGGCTCTTGGAGGCCAGGAAAACATTAAGGACCTTGATGCATGTATTACAAGACTTCGTGTACAGGTTCAAGATGTAAAAGCAGTCAAAAAAGACCGTTTGAAAAATCTTGGTGCATCAGGAGTATTGGAAGTCGGAAACAACATTCAGGCAATTTTCGGACCAAAATCCGATAACCTGAAAGGGCAGATTCAGGATGTTATCGCAGGTAAGCGCCCTCGTCCGGTTCAGCCTGTTAATGCAAAAGAGGAAATTGAACAGCAAATTGAAGAAGTGAATCCGGAAGCTCTGCAAAATCATTTTGATGAAGAAAAATTTGTCTCTCCGATTCACGGTAAGATTCTTCCAATCACAGAAGTGCCCGACCAAGTGTTCTCAGGAAAAATGATGGGTGACGGGTTCGCGATCGAGCCGATCGAAGGCACAGTTGTCTCTCCTGTCGATGGCAAAATTTTGAACATCTTCCCTACGAAGCATGCAATCGGACTTCTTTCTGACAGCGGACATGAAATTCTGATCCACGTTGGAATTGACACGGTAAGCTTGAAAGGCGAAGGGTTTGAGTCCTTCATTTCAGAAGGCGATACAGTTAAAAAAGGACAAAAG